One window from the genome of Microbulbifer sp. ALW1 encodes:
- the greA gene encoding transcription elongation factor GreA — MNRVPMTVEGAEALRAELDNLKKVERPAVVQAIAEAREHGDLKENAEYHAAREKQGFIEGRIQEIEAKLSMAQVIDVKAIEPSDKVIFGTTVTIIHMENDSEVTYKIVGDDEADVKNKKISVNSPIARALIGKEVGDIVVVNTPSGAIEYEIDAVAHL; from the coding sequence TTGAACCGCGTACCCATGACCGTAGAGGGCGCAGAAGCCCTGCGAGCAGAACTGGATAACCTGAAGAAAGTAGAGCGCCCGGCGGTAGTACAGGCCATTGCCGAAGCCCGTGAACACGGCGATCTGAAAGAAAACGCCGAGTACCACGCGGCCCGTGAAAAACAGGGTTTTATCGAGGGGCGCATCCAGGAAATCGAAGCCAAGCTTTCCATGGCTCAGGTCATTGATGTAAAGGCGATTGAGCCTAGCGACAAAGTCATTTTCGGCACTACCGTCACCATTATTCACATGGAAAACGACAGTGAAGTGACCTACAAGATCGTAGGTGACGATGAAGCCGATGTGAAAAACAAGAAAATTTCCGTGAACTCCCCGATTGCCCGCGCGCTGATTGGTAAAGAGGTGGGTGACATTGTTGTGGTCAACACTCCGTCGGGCGCCATCGAATATGAGATTGATGCGGTAGCGCACCTGTAA
- a CDS encoding curlin, with protein MNSLTLSWCGDFRARKLTTLCTGAVCFGLFSTPGHTQNYLGSSELSAISEIDQPLGYSVANMAIINQEGNFNHVSAQQYGTINFLTVQQAGYGNLLLSSQAGQANSTTLSQLGESNIAILVQAGYENMILLEQIGFAHKAGISQYGVNNSAKVEQIGLSHQITINQRGNGLHTAVTQTGVSMTTTVNQYD; from the coding sequence ATGAATAGCCTAACCTTGTCATGGTGCGGTGACTTTCGCGCGCGAAAATTGACGACGCTTTGTACCGGCGCTGTATGTTTCGGCCTGTTCAGCACTCCAGGGCATACCCAGAATTATTTAGGAAGTTCCGAACTTTCCGCGATCAGCGAAATCGACCAGCCCCTGGGTTATTCCGTTGCCAACATGGCCATTATCAATCAGGAAGGTAACTTCAATCATGTTTCCGCACAGCAGTACGGGACCATTAATTTTCTAACGGTGCAACAGGCTGGCTATGGAAACCTTCTGTTAAGTAGCCAGGCAGGACAAGCGAACAGCACCACCTTGAGCCAGCTCGGTGAGAGTAATATCGCCATTCTGGTTCAGGCAGGCTACGAAAACATGATTCTGCTGGAGCAGATTGGGTTTGCCCACAAGGCGGGTATTTCACAATATGGCGTCAATAATTCGGCCAAGGTAGAACAGATTGGATTATCCCACCAGATAACCATCAACCAGCGCGGCAACGGCCTGCACACCGCCGTAACCCAGACCGGTGTCTCGATGACAACAACCGTGAATCAATACGACTGA
- a CDS encoding CsgG/HfaB family protein has translation MFIRGSKLAAALSFLMAVSGCTVVKKTGDALFGPGITDAQLTPRVSTYRDLVNLPQPKGKILAAVYNFRDQTGQYKPAPASSFSTAVTQGAASMLMNVLSESGWFIPLEREGLQNLLTERKIIRAALAKPDAPENNIMLPSLIAANVLLEGGVVAYDTNLRTGGAGARYFGIGADEQYRVDQVTVNLRAIDIRSGQVLHTVLTSKTIYSKAISADVFRYVKFKRLLEIELGTTTNEPAQMAMLSAMESAVIHLISQGIVNNSWALQNPEDINNPVLQYYLNENAVIL, from the coding sequence ATGTTTATTAGAGGTTCTAAACTTGCCGCCGCCCTTTCCTTTCTGATGGCAGTAAGTGGTTGCACAGTTGTAAAAAAAACCGGTGACGCCCTGTTCGGCCCAGGAATTACCGACGCCCAGCTGACCCCCCGAGTCAGTACTTACCGGGACCTGGTCAATCTCCCCCAGCCCAAGGGGAAAATCCTGGCCGCCGTTTACAACTTCAGGGATCAAACGGGACAGTACAAGCCTGCCCCGGCCAGCAGCTTTTCAACCGCCGTAACCCAGGGCGCCGCATCCATGTTGATGAACGTGCTCAGCGAATCCGGCTGGTTCATTCCCCTGGAGAGAGAAGGCCTGCAAAACCTGCTGACCGAGCGCAAGATCATTCGCGCCGCCCTGGCCAAGCCAGATGCCCCCGAAAACAACATAATGCTGCCCTCGCTAATCGCGGCCAACGTTCTACTGGAAGGCGGCGTAGTGGCCTACGACACCAACTTGCGCACGGGAGGTGCCGGCGCACGCTACTTTGGTATTGGCGCCGATGAACAATACCGGGTGGATCAGGTCACCGTAAATCTGCGTGCCATTGACATACGCTCTGGTCAAGTTCTGCACACAGTACTCACCTCCAAAACCATTTACTCGAAAGCAATCAGTGCCGATGTATTCCGCTATGTAAAATTCAAGCGCTTGCTGGAAATTGAACTTGGCACCACAACCAACGAACCCGCTCAGATGGCGATGCTTTCCGCGATGGAATCTGCGGTTATTCACCTAATCAGTCAGGGAATTGTCAATAATTCCTGGGCGCTGCAAAACCCGGAAGATATCAATAACCCGGTATTGCAGTACTACCTGAATGAAAATGCCGTAATTTTATAA
- a CDS encoding curli assembly protein CsgF — MNRKKIVGILLSPCVALGSSIALGTELIYEPTNPNFGGNPLNGSFLLQNAQSQDDHEDPNNPADLYEQPSALDRFTDSLETRLLNQLLTDVGDGNSGELVTDDFIVQILDNDGVLTVLITDRATGDKSEIVVSGLNPTN, encoded by the coding sequence ATGAACAGAAAAAAAATAGTTGGTATTTTGCTATCGCCCTGTGTCGCCCTTGGAAGCTCGATTGCGCTTGGCACAGAACTCATTTACGAACCTACAAACCCGAACTTTGGCGGAAACCCGCTGAATGGCTCCTTCTTACTGCAGAATGCTCAGTCTCAGGACGATCACGAAGATCCGAACAATCCTGCAGACCTCTATGAGCAGCCAAGTGCCCTGGACAGGTTCACCGATTCCCTGGAAACCCGATTGCTCAACCAGTTACTGACCGACGTGGGCGACGGCAATAGCGGCGAACTGGTCACCGATGATTTTATCGTCCAGATTCTCGACAACGATGGTGTCTTGACCGTTTTGATTACAGACAGGGCAACCGGCGACAAAAGCGAGATCGTGGTAAGCGGCCTGAATCCAACCAACTGA
- a CDS encoding curli production assembly/transport protein CsgE — MILLLFVTSYSLAQGVNDDELEPVASANEDTGRLEDEISGFNIDQTITRTGHDFARFMSEYRNLQYPDSDYNLTIQERPSARWGNLIWITYNNKTVFRQFISPSTNNIRGLAEQASQMIHEMVLQEKIRAAFTDHFDLGKDEL, encoded by the coding sequence GTGATACTTCTCCTGTTCGTCACCAGCTATTCCCTGGCTCAGGGCGTCAACGACGATGAACTGGAGCCGGTGGCTTCCGCCAACGAAGATACCGGACGCCTTGAAGATGAAATTAGCGGCTTCAATATTGACCAGACCATCACCAGAACCGGGCACGATTTCGCCCGCTTCATGAGTGAGTACCGAAACCTGCAGTACCCCGATAGTGATTACAACCTGACGATTCAAGAGCGGCCATCCGCACGCTGGGGCAACCTGATCTGGATTACCTACAACAACAAAACGGTTTTCCGGCAATTTATCAGCCCCAGCACCAACAACATTCGAGGTTTGGCAGAACAAGCCTCACAAATGATTCATGAAATGGTACTGCAAGAAAAAATTCGCGCAGCCTTCACCGACCACTTCGACTTAGGCAAGGATGAACTCTGA
- a CDS encoding response regulator transcription factor — translation MPILFLSDSGLHGDLLYSLVSEHLHFSWEKSEFGRQKHCLKNYDAIIVDCFALSAKSTPSAEFNYLKNIDHPRVLLINFPLDLPSHITKPLEQRKFQFLCDNRAGQKDLIGKLGFAIQNSRIQSDSESRSRLLLTKREQEILAQLTTGEPNSIIASRLHLSEHTVKNHMYNIFRKIGVKNRLQASNWAKLHLQVERI, via the coding sequence ATGCCGATTCTCTTTTTGAGCGATTCCGGCCTGCATGGGGATTTACTCTACTCACTCGTTTCTGAGCATCTTCATTTCAGCTGGGAAAAATCAGAATTCGGACGTCAAAAACACTGCCTGAAAAACTACGACGCAATTATTGTTGACTGCTTTGCGCTTAGCGCTAAGTCCACACCCAGCGCTGAATTCAACTACCTGAAAAATATTGATCATCCCAGGGTTCTTTTGATTAATTTCCCGCTGGACCTTCCCAGCCATATCACCAAACCGCTGGAACAGAGAAAGTTTCAGTTTCTGTGTGACAACCGCGCCGGGCAAAAGGACCTGATCGGCAAGCTCGGCTTCGCCATTCAGAACTCACGAATCCAGAGTGATTCCGAATCCCGCTCCCGTCTGTTATTGACCAAGCGTGAGCAAGAGATCCTGGCGCAGCTGACCACCGGAGAACCCAACAGCATTATTGCGTCGAGACTGCACCTCAGTGAACACACCGTGAAGAACCACATGTACAACATCTTCCGGAAAATCGGTGTCAAGAACCGCCTGCAGGCGAGCAACTGGGCGAAGTTACACCTTCAGGTCGAGCGGATATGA
- a CDS encoding xanthine dehydrogenase family protein molybdopterin-binding subunit has protein sequence MEGFRSDRRNFIKLCTISGITLFAAPALWQLGSARPATAAGKLNWRGRGLEPAFRADGIAKVTGQKIFGRDFRAKDMPGWNQSQHYAFVLRCNRVDRRFIGFDWSQLPPDGQPYIKIAAKDLAERKLKLPSFYGDAMLLSEGETPHYYGHAVAMLLFDDFEKFAAAKQTLQFNEQVIRYGDQAPPVQRDPYASWRIIRAEGPEGPTGEDLYSPLQDGLFFPNYRDRKVEWPAKSSQSGDVSERGMYYAGQIRTQTRNETDAGNWHLVSAEYQTQIVDPMMMEPEAANVWFDREQQSLHLVLTNQSPQDFQELAAHMIAECEFSADIKSIVVHSSVVGGGFGGKDHTIFPYYGLVAGLFGSAPVRLSNNRFEQFQTGLKRHPFHMRNTLAVDKKSGKFQALISEMQVDGGGRQNFSASVSMVGASALQGIYYLPRNDISAVANHSMNVDSGSMRGYGTLQSMTAMEMMVNQAAAELDIDPIELRLRNASESGWRNTQGAVPTVQLRYRELLERASQHPMWLERTGRKKEFEQNNPGYLFGTGYAIVTKDYGTGAAAPSSAVQFDAEGRLSMAVEFMEMGTGIATSQSLLLETLLGHSADYCAVGEVDAWHALQQFQTESPYLMSQAHQDQMSASPLWTPVTAMASAASMSAYYQGHATRQAAEILFEQGLLPAARRLWQMTEIDQTQLQWRAGKLHYGDKSPLPLAQLAAEAHRNGDVTGVMVHTFNRWEWAEADFELGGRQQIWRIDGLAFRRGGSAQTVRADEYQVVKRKAVRYPRTALNNAMVTYYAPTAALVEVAVNAGTGEVKIHGLQNYMDCGRTIVRQLVEGQIEGGVAMGIGHALYEVLPPLAEGAGNGTWNLNRYQVPLAKHVPVWNQQHEILPPESDEDPHKGIAEVVMIPIVAALAEAIYQATGQRFNETPITPEKLRRALNPQVL, from the coding sequence ATGGAAGGTTTCCGCTCCGATCGGCGAAATTTCATCAAACTCTGCACTATCTCCGGCATTACGCTGTTCGCTGCACCGGCACTTTGGCAGCTTGGTAGCGCGCGACCGGCAACGGCAGCGGGCAAGCTGAACTGGCGAGGGCGTGGGCTGGAACCGGCTTTCCGGGCCGACGGCATTGCCAAGGTGACTGGCCAGAAGATATTTGGTCGAGATTTTCGTGCCAAAGACATGCCTGGTTGGAATCAGTCGCAGCACTATGCATTTGTCCTGCGATGTAACCGGGTGGACCGGCGCTTTATCGGCTTTGACTGGAGTCAGTTGCCACCGGACGGTCAGCCTTACATAAAAATTGCCGCAAAAGATCTGGCGGAAAGGAAGTTAAAGCTGCCGTCCTTCTACGGCGATGCGATGTTGCTGAGCGAGGGGGAAACGCCGCACTACTATGGCCACGCGGTGGCCATGCTGCTGTTTGACGACTTTGAAAAATTCGCTGCTGCAAAACAGACGTTGCAGTTCAATGAGCAAGTAATCCGCTATGGCGATCAGGCGCCACCGGTGCAGCGAGATCCCTATGCCAGCTGGCGCATTATTCGTGCCGAGGGCCCGGAAGGGCCAACTGGCGAGGATCTGTACTCGCCATTGCAGGACGGCCTCTTCTTTCCCAACTATCGCGACCGCAAAGTCGAGTGGCCTGCGAAATCGAGCCAATCCGGTGATGTCAGTGAGCGCGGCATGTATTACGCGGGGCAAATTCGCACTCAGACCCGGAATGAGACAGATGCGGGCAACTGGCACCTGGTAAGTGCCGAGTATCAAACGCAAATTGTTGATCCGATGATGATGGAGCCTGAGGCTGCCAATGTCTGGTTCGACAGAGAGCAGCAGTCTTTGCATTTGGTACTCACCAACCAATCGCCGCAGGACTTTCAGGAGCTGGCGGCACATATGATCGCCGAGTGCGAATTCTCTGCCGATATAAAAAGTATCGTGGTGCATTCCTCTGTCGTGGGCGGTGGTTTCGGGGGTAAAGACCACACCATATTTCCCTACTACGGCTTGGTGGCGGGGCTCTTTGGCTCGGCGCCTGTCCGCTTATCCAACAACCGCTTCGAGCAGTTCCAGACCGGTCTGAAGCGACACCCCTTTCATATGCGCAATACCCTGGCGGTGGATAAGAAGAGCGGAAAATTCCAGGCGTTGATTTCCGAGATGCAGGTGGACGGCGGTGGGCGGCAGAACTTCAGTGCCTCGGTCTCCATGGTGGGCGCTAGTGCACTACAAGGCATCTATTATCTGCCGCGTAACGATATTTCTGCTGTTGCCAACCATTCCATGAATGTGGACTCCGGGTCCATGCGAGGCTACGGCACGCTACAGTCAATGACCGCTATGGAGATGATGGTAAACCAGGCTGCAGCGGAGCTGGACATCGACCCGATCGAATTGCGGTTGCGCAATGCTTCAGAGTCCGGTTGGCGCAACACCCAGGGCGCTGTCCCTACGGTTCAATTGCGCTACCGGGAGTTGCTGGAGCGCGCCAGCCAACACCCGATGTGGCTCGAACGCACCGGGCGCAAAAAAGAGTTCGAGCAGAATAACCCGGGCTATTTATTCGGTACCGGTTACGCCATTGTCACCAAGGATTACGGTACTGGCGCTGCTGCGCCGAGCTCCGCAGTGCAGTTCGACGCGGAGGGGCGACTCTCCATGGCTGTTGAATTTATGGAAATGGGCACCGGTATTGCGACGTCTCAGTCTCTGTTACTGGAAACACTTCTCGGACATTCGGCTGATTACTGTGCTGTGGGTGAAGTGGATGCCTGGCATGCGCTGCAGCAATTCCAGACCGAAAGTCCCTACCTCATGAGTCAGGCACATCAGGATCAGATGTCCGCCAGTCCTTTGTGGACGCCGGTAACAGCAATGGCCAGTGCGGCGTCCATGTCTGCTTATTACCAGGGGCACGCGACCCGGCAGGCTGCCGAAATTCTATTTGAACAGGGCCTGCTACCCGCGGCCCGGCGCCTATGGCAGATGACGGAGATAGATCAAACGCAGCTGCAGTGGCGTGCCGGGAAGCTTCACTATGGCGATAAGTCGCCACTGCCTTTGGCACAGCTAGCGGCAGAGGCGCATCGTAACGGTGATGTAACCGGTGTGATGGTGCACACGTTCAACCGCTGGGAGTGGGCGGAGGCCGACTTCGAGCTGGGAGGCCGCCAGCAGATCTGGCGCATCGATGGCCTGGCGTTCCGCCGCGGAGGTTCAGCACAGACGGTTCGCGCCGATGAATATCAGGTGGTAAAGCGCAAGGCGGTGCGCTACCCGAGAACTGCCCTGAACAATGCCATGGTCACCTACTACGCACCTACCGCGGCGCTGGTGGAAGTGGCTGTGAATGCGGGGACAGGCGAAGTCAAAATTCATGGGCTGCAAAACTATATGGATTGTGGCCGCACCATCGTGCGCCAGCTGGTTGAGGGCCAGATTGAAGGCGGTGTGGCGATGGGTATCGGTCACGCACTCTATGAAGTCCTGCCACCCCTTGCAGAAGGGGCTGGCAACGGCACCTGGAATTTGAACCGGTATCAGGTGCCCCTGGCAAAACATGTGCCGGTTTGGAACCAGCAACATGAGATATTGCCACCAGAGTCGGACGAGGATCCTCATAAAGGTATTGCGGAAGTGGTGATGATCCCGATTGTTGCGGCTCTGGCCGAGGCCATCTATCAGGCCACCGGGCAGCGTTTCAATGAAACGCCGATCACGCCGGAGAAATTGCGCCGCGCACTCAACCCACAGGTGCTGTGA
- a CDS encoding (2Fe-2S)-binding protein, translating to MAKIPLSLVVNGEKVGPVEVDEYTSLLDFLHEFLNLTGTKLGCGIGVCRACTILVERENGSLEPVRSCINNIGRFNGAKVTTVEGQAERNADGEIVALSAVQEAFLRNFSFQCGWCTAGFVNGATALIDRLKREPVAAENVTNAIEEALGEHICRCTGYVRYFRAVKEVIESTPGLVKEGGR from the coding sequence ATGGCAAAGATTCCACTGTCCTTAGTGGTCAATGGCGAAAAGGTGGGACCCGTAGAGGTAGACGAATACACCTCTCTTCTGGACTTCCTGCACGAATTTCTGAACCTGACCGGCACCAAATTGGGGTGTGGTATCGGCGTCTGTCGCGCTTGTACGATTCTGGTTGAGCGCGAGAATGGCTCACTGGAGCCGGTACGTAGCTGTATAAACAACATCGGCCGCTTCAACGGTGCAAAAGTCACTACTGTTGAAGGGCAGGCCGAGCGCAACGCAGACGGGGAAATTGTTGCGCTGTCGGCGGTTCAGGAAGCTTTTCTTCGTAACTTTTCCTTCCAGTGTGGCTGGTGTACCGCGGGGTTCGTCAATGGCGCAACGGCGTTGATCGACCGCCTAAAGCGTGAGCCGGTGGCGGCGGAAAATGTAACGAATGCGATTGAAGAAGCCTTGGGAGAGCATATCTGCCGTTGTACCGGTTATGTGCGTTATTTCCGTGCGGTCAAGGAAGTCATCGAATCCACTCCCGGATTGGTCAAGGAGGGGGGGAGATGA
- a CDS encoding c-type cytochrome, producing MKRVILTFLLLLVGNVVAAQSAVEKGRYLATAGDCVACHTAENGRPMIGGRPFQTPFGVLFSTNITPDKKTGIGHYALEDFTASMRRGVGTHGNLYPAMPYTSFYLINDEDLASLYAYFMQLPPVEFATPKNKLIFPANLRFGLTFWNWIFFDEASLVEQSDKSPEWQRGNYLVNALGHCGECHTPRNFAFAMKEEHKFAGNVLEGWDAVDIRPQALRRQGWDRAQLRELFKTGASERGTAVGEMYSVVKHSLSHLSDDDINAMISYLLDDTEDEPGISGKPELATERFSEGRADFVAYCAGCHGREGRGLALAVAPPMNRNAGIRAEKPYNSIAAILRGLPAQRMSRTNARAGMPGFHGELSDTRIASLVNFMRTAWGGAPGEVTPEEVAEIRKQLQDHGYLEAQE from the coding sequence ATGAAGAGAGTCATTCTCACATTTCTCTTACTGTTGGTCGGTAATGTGGTCGCTGCGCAGTCAGCGGTGGAAAAAGGTCGCTATCTGGCTACCGCAGGTGATTGCGTCGCTTGCCATACCGCGGAAAACGGCCGTCCCATGATTGGCGGAAGACCCTTTCAGACCCCTTTCGGGGTGCTCTTTTCGACCAATATCACTCCGGATAAAAAAACCGGGATTGGTCATTACGCGCTGGAAGATTTCACTGCATCCATGCGCCGTGGTGTAGGCACACACGGTAATCTTTATCCGGCCATGCCCTATACCTCATTTTATTTGATCAATGACGAGGATTTGGCATCACTGTACGCATACTTTATGCAGTTACCGCCGGTGGAATTTGCGACACCAAAGAACAAATTGATTTTTCCCGCCAATCTGCGTTTTGGCCTGACTTTCTGGAATTGGATTTTCTTTGACGAAGCATCGCTGGTAGAGCAATCCGACAAAAGCCCCGAGTGGCAGCGGGGTAACTATCTGGTCAACGCGCTGGGTCATTGTGGCGAGTGTCACACGCCGCGCAATTTTGCGTTTGCAATGAAGGAGGAGCATAAATTTGCAGGCAATGTGCTTGAAGGTTGGGATGCGGTTGATATCCGGCCCCAGGCGTTGCGTCGTCAAGGCTGGGACAGAGCGCAGCTGCGGGAGCTGTTTAAGACGGGTGCTAGCGAGCGCGGTACTGCCGTTGGAGAAATGTATAGTGTTGTTAAGCACAGTCTCAGTCATCTGTCCGATGATGACATCAATGCGATGATCTCCTACCTGCTTGACGATACTGAAGACGAACCAGGTATTTCCGGTAAACCGGAATTGGCCACCGAGCGATTTTCCGAGGGACGTGCGGACTTTGTAGCCTATTGCGCAGGCTGCCACGGTCGGGAAGGGCGCGGGTTAGCACTTGCGGTAGCGCCCCCGATGAATCGAAATGCCGGTATACGTGCGGAAAAACCTTACAACAGTATTGCCGCGATTCTTCGCGGTTTGCCGGCCCAGCGTATGAGCCGCACCAACGCCCGCGCGGGCATGCCAGGATTCCATGGTGAGCTGAGTGACACACGAATCGCCAGCTTGGTGAACTTTATGCGTACTGCCTGGGGCGGGGCTCCGGGGGAAGTAACGCCGGAAGAAGTGGCGGAGATTCGTAAGCAGTTGCAGGATCACGGCTATCTGGAAGCGCAGGAATGA
- a CDS encoding nucleoside-binding protein, producing MALAAEWSATEAQLQYGRLDNPFDESTTDTTILTLQHASGWKYGENFFFVDFLNDGRRDGFNDTDVYAEWYATFSLGKISRCDLSIGPIKDFGLVAGFNYSADANVEKFLPGFRIAWATPGESFLNTDITGYQDIGYGDGAPKEGDSYMIDFNGAFPFSIGNQDFSIEGHIEYIHNRTSEFGDVKSWVLAQPQFRWDLGKALFKSPKQLFIGIEYQYWRNKLGINIEESAVQALVVWRF from the coding sequence GTGGCTCTGGCGGCAGAATGGTCGGCTACCGAAGCTCAGCTGCAGTACGGCCGGTTGGATAATCCATTCGATGAATCAACAACCGATACCACTATCCTCACGCTCCAGCATGCCAGTGGCTGGAAATATGGTGAAAATTTTTTCTTCGTTGATTTTCTTAATGACGGCAGGCGCGATGGCTTTAATGACACTGACGTCTATGCAGAGTGGTATGCCACATTTAGCCTGGGGAAAATTAGCCGTTGCGATCTGAGTATTGGGCCGATAAAAGATTTTGGGTTAGTGGCGGGATTCAACTACTCGGCCGATGCCAATGTCGAGAAATTTTTGCCGGGCTTCCGCATCGCCTGGGCAACGCCTGGCGAGTCCTTCTTGAATACGGACATTACCGGCTATCAGGATATCGGCTACGGCGATGGTGCGCCAAAAGAGGGGGACAGCTATATGATCGATTTCAATGGCGCTTTTCCCTTCAGTATTGGCAATCAGGACTTCAGTATTGAAGGGCATATCGAATATATCCATAACCGCACCAGCGAATTCGGCGACGTGAAAAGCTGGGTCCTCGCTCAACCCCAGTTTCGCTGGGATTTGGGTAAGGCTCTGTTCAAAAGCCCGAAGCAGCTGTTTATTGGTATCGAGTACCAGTACTGGCGAAACAAGTTGGGTATCAATATTGAGGAAAGTGCCGTGCAGGCGCTGGTCGTTTGGCGTTTCTGA